In Aegilops tauschii subsp. strangulata cultivar AL8/78 chromosome 3, Aet v6.0, whole genome shotgun sequence, one genomic interval encodes:
- the LOC109758525 gene encoding E3 ubiquitin-protein ligase XB3, which produces MGHGLSCSRDSDEHDFFRAAQAGDVDALDGLLAADPALVRRATIYDRLTALHVSAANGCLPAVDMLLARGVRPDVVDRRKRTPLMLAATHGHIDCALALLRAGANILMFDSVNARTCLHHAAYYGHADCLRAILAAARTTPVADSWGFVRFVNVRDEHGATPLHVAARQGRPECVHLLLESGAIVSAPTGSYGFPGSTALHLAARGGSLECVRELLAWGADRVHRDSAGRIAYSVAMKRGHDACAALLNPAAAEPMVWPSPLKFIGELGADARALLEAALAEANREREKKILKGTKYSDSSSPALSDAGAGDDDEVDDQEDEEVCSICFEQACSIQVEDCGHRMCAACTLALCCHSKPNPATLTLQPPACPFCRSCISRLVVADSKAKAVAVAGAGDEAEEKPRLSRRRSRRSREGSSSFKGLSSAMGSLSSKIGRGSGRLAGDGDGAFLDKLEHDLP; this is translated from the exons ATGGGGCACGGGCTCAGCTGTAGCCGCGACAGCGACGAGCACGACTTCTTCCGCGCCGCGCAGGCCGGCGACGTAGACGCCCTCgacggcctcctcgccgccgacccggCGCTCGTCCGCCGCGCCACCATCTACGACCGCCTCACCGCGCTCCACGTCTCCGCCGCCAACGGCTGCCTCCCGGCCGTCGACATGCTGCTCGCCCGCGGCGTCCGCCCGGACGTCGTCGACCGCCGCAAGCGCACCCCGCTCATGCTCGCCGCCACCCACGGCCACATCGACTGCGCCCTCGCCCTCCTCCGCGCCGGCGCCAAT ATTCTGATGTTCGACTCGGTGAACGCGCGGACGTGCCTCCACCACGCGGCCTACTACGGCCACGCCGACTGCCTGCGGGCCATCCTCGCCGCGGCGCGCACCACGCCGGTGGCCGACTCGTGGGGCTTCGTGCGCTTCGTCAACGTCCGGGACGAGCACGGCGCCACGCCGCTGCACGTGGCCGCCAGGCAGGGCCGGCCGGAGTGCGTGCACCTGCTGCTCGAGAGCGGCGCCATCGTCTCGGCCCCCACCGGCTCCTACGGCTTCCCGGGGAGCACGGCGCTGCATCTTGCGGCGCGCGGCGGCAGCCTGGAGTGCGTCCGGGAGCTGCTGGCGTGGGGCGCCGACCGCGTGCACCGGGACTCGGCGGGCCGGATCGCCTACTCGGTGGCGATGAAGCGCGGCCACGACGCGTGCGCGGCGCTGCTGAacccggcggcggcggagcccaTGGTGTGGCCGTCGCCGCTCAAGTTCATCGGCGAGCTGGGGGCGGACGCGAGGGCGCTCCTCGAGGCGGCGCTGGCCGAGGCCAACCGGGAGCGGGAGAAGAAGATCCTCAAGGGAACCAAGTACTCGGACTCTTCCTCGCCGGCGCTCTCCGacgccggcgccggcgacgacgacgaggtcGACGACCAGGAGGACGAGGAGGTGTGCAGCATCTGCTTCGAGCAGGCGTGCAGCATCCAGGTGGAGGACTGCGGGCACCGGATGTGCGCCGCCTGCACGCTCGCGCTCTGCTGCCACAGCAAGCCCAACCCGGCCACGCTGACTCTCCAGCCGCCGGCGTGCCCCTTCTGCCGCAGCTGCATCTCCCGCCTCGTCGTCGCCGACTCCAAGGCCAAGGCGGTCGCGGTcgcgggcgccggcgacgaggccGAAGAGAAGCCTCGGCTGAGCCGGAGGCGGTCGCGGAGGTCCCGCGAGGGGAGCAGCAGCTTCAAGGGGCTCTCGTCGGCCATGGGGTCGCTGTCGAGCAAGATCGGCCGCGGCTCCGGCAGGCtggccggcgacggcgacggcgcgtTCCTGGACAAGCTGGAGCACGACCTCCCGTGA